The following proteins come from a genomic window of Gottfriedia acidiceleris:
- a CDS encoding YheC/YheD family protein, whose amino-acid sequence MNEVYKIVTHRQSKNLVCIPEELTTSRNIEYIAFGQKKYPCQLVTMNTLHHIISISEHLVEMLCIPFEGSIEPIIIGNTLQLGPLVGIFTAGFTESLLRPIGDRSFMFANLIAENNHKNSFIFVFGTHGIDWESETVQGYFFTNKRWIKEVVPFPTVIYNRLPNRKVEVHKSIKRVRHKLEKEYKIPWFNPGFFNKWDLYLKLKNEESVAHYLPKTVKFHNFDTIEELLSQYQFVYVKPENGSLGSKVILIRYHRDEGIYYCRYRDFETNKLQKFSSLQSLINHVFRSTKLHDFIVQQGISLIRYEHQPVDFRVHTNKDALGKWHVTVIAAKVAGKGSTTTHLNNGGRVKTLEELFDQEKAKRIHDKLSTAALKISESLDRQVDGHIGEIGFDIGVDKDEKIWLFEANSKPGRSIFSNPSFQENDKQIKKLFLEYATHLSKKGNELEVSMK is encoded by the coding sequence ATGAATGAAGTTTATAAAATCGTTACTCATCGACAGAGTAAGAATCTAGTGTGTATCCCTGAAGAGCTTACTACTTCTAGAAATATTGAATATATTGCTTTTGGTCAAAAAAAATACCCTTGTCAACTAGTTACGATGAATACACTTCACCATATTATTTCGATATCAGAGCATTTAGTCGAAATGCTCTGTATACCTTTTGAAGGTTCTATTGAGCCTATTATTATCGGAAATACTTTACAGCTTGGGCCGCTCGTCGGAATTTTCACCGCCGGCTTTACTGAGTCACTACTTCGCCCTATCGGTGATCGTAGCTTTATGTTTGCAAACTTAATTGCAGAAAATAATCACAAAAATAGCTTTATCTTTGTATTTGGTACTCACGGAATAGATTGGGAATCTGAAACCGTTCAAGGTTATTTCTTTACAAATAAAAGGTGGATCAAGGAAGTCGTTCCTTTTCCAACGGTTATTTATAATAGGTTACCTAATCGAAAAGTTGAGGTTCATAAATCAATTAAACGCGTACGTCATAAATTAGAAAAAGAATACAAAATCCCATGGTTTAATCCTGGATTCTTCAATAAATGGGACTTATATTTAAAATTAAAAAATGAAGAATCAGTTGCACATTATCTCCCAAAAACAGTAAAGTTCCATAATTTTGACACGATTGAAGAATTATTATCGCAATACCAATTTGTATATGTTAAACCTGAAAATGGTAGCCTCGGTTCAAAAGTCATTTTAATACGTTATCATCGAGACGAAGGAATTTATTATTGTCGATATCGTGATTTTGAAACAAATAAACTTCAAAAATTCTCATCACTACAATCTTTAATTAATCATGTTTTTCGTAGTACGAAGTTACACGACTTCATTGTACAACAAGGAATTTCACTGATTCGTTACGAGCATCAGCCTGTCGATTTCCGAGTTCATACAAACAAGGATGCTTTAGGAAAATGGCATGTAACGGTTATTGCCGCAAAAGTAGCAGGAAAGGGTAGCACAACTACTCACTTAAATAACGGTGGTCGTGTGAAAACTCTTGAAGAACTATTTGACCAGGAAAAAGCGAAAAGAATACATGATAAATTATCTACGGCTGCATTAAAAATTAGTGAATCTTTAGATCGTCAAGTAGATGGTCATATCGGAGAAATTGGATTTGATATAGGTGTTGATAAGGATGAAAAAATTTGGCTTTTCGAAGCGAATTCTAAACCTGGAAGATCAATCTTTTCAAATCCTAGTTTCCAAGAAAATGACAAACAAATTAAAAAACTATTTTTGGAATATGCTACTCATCTTTCCAAAAAGGGTAATGAACTCGAGGTTTCAATGAAATGA
- a CDS encoding YheC/YheD family protein, with translation MISVFYHLDKNTWSHDHSESRYSIGHNRHTILPSQNDRSNSIQFQVKKKGTHLGPIIGILTNEDRLPFSGNIKTFKRICKKVLTEGGIPIILTPTALSGKSVKCYTFCFKTKKWLKLFSPLPDVIYNRIPSVQYESNEDYKNFRVKISELDIPFFNESYLSKIQTTSILSSNDFLKNYIPKTIGLTSEKDLYFYLKKWKFLYVKKHNSSKGFGVFKLSLKSDKEVIIRNAFHVELVKSISECWKFLSSLSEDFICQQGIVSELPDGRKFDLRILAHKSENNYILSGIGVRVGTFNAITTHVPRGGSIITIEELPIELNFSLLQEIVKQTGIALNMDDAHFYEFSMDIGIQNNHYYIFEINSKPMVFDEIAIKEKGLENLIRLFYELSNF, from the coding sequence ATGATCTCTGTTTTTTATCATCTTGATAAAAATACTTGGTCACATGACCATAGTGAATCAAGATATTCCATAGGCCATAATCGGCATACTATATTACCATCTCAAAACGATCGTTCAAATTCCATACAATTTCAGGTAAAAAAAAAAGGAACACATTTAGGCCCTATTATTGGTATTTTAACAAACGAAGATCGGCTACCTTTTAGTGGAAATATTAAGACCTTTAAAAGAATTTGTAAGAAGGTATTAACTGAAGGCGGTATACCTATCATATTAACTCCTACCGCCCTCTCTGGTAAATCGGTTAAATGTTATACGTTTTGTTTTAAAACAAAAAAATGGCTTAAGCTATTTTCTCCTTTACCAGACGTTATTTATAATCGCATACCATCTGTACAGTACGAATCTAACGAGGATTATAAAAATTTCCGAGTAAAAATCTCTGAACTAGACATTCCTTTTTTTAACGAATCATATCTCTCAAAAATACAAACAACGTCAATATTATCTTCAAACGACTTTTTAAAAAATTATATACCAAAAACAATCGGTTTAACTAGCGAAAAAGATTTATATTTCTATTTGAAAAAATGGAAATTTCTATATGTGAAGAAACATAATTCTTCAAAGGGATTTGGCGTGTTTAAGCTCTCCTTGAAAAGCGATAAAGAAGTCATAATCCGTAATGCATTTCATGTGGAATTGGTGAAATCAATTAGTGAATGTTGGAAATTTCTAAGTTCATTAAGCGAGGATTTTATTTGTCAACAAGGAATAGTGAGCGAATTACCAGATGGAAGAAAGTTTGATTTACGAATTCTTGCACATAAAAGTGAAAATAACTATATTCTTTCTGGTATCGGTGTAAGAGTAGGAACATTTAATGCCATAACAACTCATGTACCTAGAGGTGGTAGCATTATTACGATTGAAGAACTACCGATTGAATTAAATTTTTCATTATTACAAGAAATAGTCAAACAAACAGGAATTGCATTAAATATGGACGATGCACATTTTTATGAATTTTCAATGGATATCGGAATTCAAAACAATCATTACTATATTTTTGAAATTAACTCTAAACCAATGGTCTTTGACGAGATTGCGATCAAAGAAAAAGGACTTGAAAACTTAATTCGACTATTTTATGAACTTTCGAATTTTTAA
- a CDS encoding MerR family transcriptional regulator, with translation MSLGIEYRIGELAEIAQVSKRTIDYYTKLGLLEAKRSESNYRYYSTEAIETLRFIEHCKKMRISLEEIKDLLKTNYNQKNCVFEQIQQISNQIIELEAKLAQLVPVISGMNDCEKNVLVDTLSHHTFPLFETLKHFVK, from the coding sequence TTGTCACTTGGGATCGAGTATCGAATTGGTGAGTTAGCTGAAATAGCTCAAGTTTCAAAAAGAACAATTGATTATTATACAAAATTAGGGTTACTAGAAGCAAAACGTTCAGAATCAAACTATCGGTATTATTCCACAGAGGCAATTGAGACTCTCAGATTTATTGAACATTGTAAAAAAATGAGAATATCCTTAGAAGAGATAAAAGATTTATTGAAAACTAATTATAATCAAAAAAATTGTGTTTTTGAACAAATTCAACAAATATCAAATCAAATTATTGAGCTTGAAGCTAAATTAGCTCAATTAGTACCAGTAATTTCGGGTATGAATGATTGTGAAAAAAATGTTTTAGTAGATACATTGTCACATCATACATTTCCGTTATTTGAAACATTGAAACATTTTGTAAAATAA
- a CDS encoding amino acid ABC transporter substrate-binding protein, with translation MKKIGLTLGSLFLAAGVMAGCNTNKKEETAKGKDLLTQVKDSGELNIGTEGTYAPFTFHDKSGKLTGFDVDLANEVAKRLGVKPKYFETQWDAMFAGLDAKRFDIIANEVGIRPDREKKYYFSDPYITSSGALVVKSDSNVNSFDGIKGLNAAQSLTSNYGDLAKKYGAKLVGVEGFSQAIQLIETGRADVTINDKLSIQNYLNETGDKKVKIAALENDASNSGFMFRKDDDSLVKAVNKALADMKKDGKYDEIVQKWFGKDGLK, from the coding sequence ATTAAGAAAATTGGTTTAACATTAGGTTCGTTATTTTTAGCAGCTGGTGTTATGGCAGGCTGCAATACAAATAAAAAAGAAGAAACTGCAAAAGGAAAAGATTTATTAACTCAAGTGAAGGATAGCGGAGAGTTGAATATTGGTACTGAAGGTACATATGCACCTTTCACGTTCCATGATAAATCTGGTAAATTAACAGGTTTTGATGTTGATTTAGCAAATGAAGTTGCAAAACGTTTAGGAGTAAAACCAAAATATTTTGAAACTCAATGGGATGCAATGTTTGCAGGGTTAGATGCAAAACGTTTTGACATCATTGCCAATGAAGTTGGTATTAGACCAGATCGTGAGAAAAAATATTATTTCTCTGATCCATATATCACTTCATCAGGTGCATTAGTTGTAAAATCAGATTCAAATGTTAACTCATTTGATGGAATTAAAGGCTTAAATGCTGCTCAATCTTTAACTAGTAATTATGGTGATTTAGCTAAGAAATATGGAGCTAAATTAGTTGGGGTAGAAGGTTTTAGCCAAGCAATTCAATTAATTGAAACTGGCCGTGCTGATGTTACAATCAACGATAAATTATCAATTCAAAACTATTTAAATGAAACTGGCGACAAAAAAGTTAAAATTGCAGCTTTAGAAAACGATGCTTCTAACAGTGGATTTATGTTCCGTAAAGATGATGATTCATTAGTAAAAGCAGTGAATAAAGCACTTGCAGATATGAAAAAAGACGGGAAGTATGATGAAATAGTACAAAAATGGTTCGGTAAAGATGGACTTAAATAA
- a CDS encoding PucR family transcriptional regulator, whose protein sequence is MNMIDKIKTLFGSESVSVTPDENTYMDYSWFSTENQEIFGIKKNSISEEQNNLLECLFTKLVSDAILLPSEQSEWFQYLFLRKGHNPFSFETEVSLPTSIRFIHFYSNQLFSSKTEFEEAINAFFHKEVIVVWNSAKEGVIIEKIIDQPFNKEFLEHMQEIIAADLYHDVTFFVGKRYLPLANLSLYFDIEHQCFKKALSVKKQKNILWLSKEMLYYILSFLPDDLQKELPNLFLNDMKIDDPILSTVKIFLQQNLNVTATSKKAFLHRNTVQYRLDKFSEQTGIDLKHFEDGLVIFLAIHLLEIGIEN, encoded by the coding sequence ATGAATATGATTGATAAAATTAAGACATTATTTGGGAGTGAGTCTGTTTCAGTCACTCCTGATGAAAATACATATATGGATTACTCTTGGTTTTCTACTGAAAATCAAGAAATATTCGGGATTAAAAAAAATTCAATATCAGAGGAACAAAATAACCTACTGGAATGTCTTTTTACAAAATTAGTATCAGATGCAATTTTGCTGCCATCTGAACAAAGCGAGTGGTTTCAATATTTATTTTTAAGGAAAGGACATAATCCTTTCTCTTTCGAAACCGAAGTTTCTCTCCCTACTTCAATTCGTTTTATTCATTTTTATAGCAATCAGTTATTCTCTAGTAAAACCGAGTTTGAAGAAGCAATCAATGCATTCTTTCATAAAGAAGTAATAGTCGTTTGGAATTCGGCTAAGGAAGGCGTCATTATTGAAAAAATAATCGATCAACCATTTAACAAAGAATTTTTAGAGCATATGCAAGAAATCATTGCAGCTGACTTGTACCATGATGTCACCTTTTTTGTAGGAAAACGCTATTTACCATTAGCGAATCTAAGCCTTTATTTTGATATTGAACATCAATGTTTTAAAAAAGCATTATCCGTAAAAAAGCAAAAAAATATTCTTTGGTTATCAAAAGAAATGCTTTATTATATCCTCTCTTTTTTACCAGATGATTTACAAAAGGAATTACCTAATTTATTTTTGAATGATATGAAAATTGATGATCCAATTCTTTCAACGGTAAAAATCTTTCTTCAACAAAATTTAAATGTTACTGCTACTTCAAAAAAAGCTTTTTTACATCGAAATACTGTTCAATATCGTCTTGATAAGTTTTCGGAACAAACTGGTATAGATTTAAAGCATTTCGAGGATGGATTAGTTATATTTTTAGCCATTCATTTACTTGAGATCGGGATTGAAAATTAA
- a CDS encoding ABC transporter ATP-binding protein: MAELKLDHIYKIYDNNVTAVKDFNLHIEDKEFIVFVGPSGCGKSTTLRMIAGLEDISKGDFFIDGKRVNDVQPKDRDIAMVFQNYALYPHMTVYDNMAFGLKLRKFDKAEIDRRVKDAARILGLEEYLNRKPKALSGGQRQRVALGRAIVRDAKVFLMDEPLSNLDAKLRVAMRSEISKLHQRLQTTTIYVTHDQTEAMTMATRLVVMKDGIIQQVGTPKEVYDRPENVFVGGFIGSPAMNFVSGKVEDGYFNLGSKKVAIPEGKMKTLRDNGYVGKEVILGVRPEDLHDEPVFIEASQGTVLDLKIEVAELLGAESMLYTNFEGNTLVARLDARSTFTHGQVIKLAVDMNKVHFFDKETESRIR, translated from the coding sequence ATGGCAGAATTAAAATTAGATCACATTTATAAAATATATGATAATAACGTAACAGCTGTAAAAGATTTTAATCTTCACATTGAAGATAAAGAATTTATCGTTTTCGTTGGACCTTCTGGATGCGGTAAATCAACAACACTTCGAATGATCGCTGGTTTAGAGGATATTTCAAAAGGTGACTTCTTTATTGATGGTAAACGTGTAAATGATGTTCAACCAAAAGATCGTGACATCGCAATGGTATTCCAAAACTACGCACTTTACCCACATATGACTGTATATGATAACATGGCTTTCGGATTAAAATTACGTAAGTTTGACAAAGCAGAAATTGATCGTCGTGTAAAAGATGCTGCACGTATATTAGGTCTTGAGGAATATTTAAATCGTAAACCAAAAGCTTTATCTGGTGGACAACGTCAACGTGTAGCTCTTGGTCGTGCAATTGTACGTGATGCAAAAGTATTCTTAATGGATGAGCCATTATCAAACTTAGATGCTAAATTACGTGTTGCAATGCGTTCTGAGATTTCAAAATTACATCAACGTCTTCAAACGACAACTATTTATGTAACACACGATCAAACAGAAGCAATGACAATGGCTACACGTTTAGTCGTAATGAAAGATGGTATAATTCAACAAGTAGGTACACCAAAGGAAGTTTATGATCGCCCTGAAAACGTATTCGTTGGTGGATTTATTGGTTCACCCGCAATGAACTTTGTTTCTGGTAAAGTTGAAGATGGTTACTTTAACTTAGGCAGCAAAAAAGTTGCTATACCTGAAGGAAAAATGAAAACATTACGCGATAATGGATATGTAGGAAAAGAAGTAATTTTAGGAGTACGTCCTGAAGATTTACATGACGAACCAGTATTTATCGAAGCGTCTCAAGGTACAGTTCTTGATTTAAAAATTGAAGTAGCTGAGCTTTTAGGAGCTGAATCAATGCTTTACACTAACTTTGAAGGTAATACTTTAGTAGCAAGATTAGATGCACGATCAACATTTACACATGGTCAAGTAATTAAATTAGCAGTAGACATGAACAAAGTTCATTTCTTTGATAAAGAAACAGAATCTCGTATTCGATAA
- a CDS encoding hemolysin family protein has translation MSDAPSGNGIKNFLNFINRLFSKESKDRKNVDSKEKHLLTHHYLFDVDVEEQINLYEDELFLRTITFKEKKVNDILTPRTNLVAVDLNESVHSICNLFLQERYSRIPVYEQDIDHIIGVISEREFLTQLIQKQTVTIHELIREPIFVMETMKISTVLKILQKQNAHLAIVVDEFGGTSGIVTLEDIIEELVGEIRDEFDEKEEDFFQINENEYQFQASIDLSSFFNRFKIKKPSSRYLTLGGWLFESFKHIPKNGELLQYKNLTFIIKEVQNRRIQSVIVKINHLQSKLGS, from the coding sequence TTGTCAGATGCTCCCTCGGGTAATGGTATAAAAAATTTTTTAAACTTTATTAACCGACTTTTTTCTAAAGAATCAAAGGATCGAAAAAATGTAGATTCAAAAGAAAAACATCTTTTAACACATCATTATTTATTTGATGTTGATGTTGAAGAACAAATTAACTTGTACGAAGATGAATTATTTTTAAGAACTATCACTTTTAAAGAAAAAAAAGTAAATGACATATTGACACCCCGAACAAATTTGGTAGCGGTTGATCTAAATGAATCTGTGCACTCTATATGTAATTTATTTCTACAAGAACGGTATTCTAGAATCCCAGTTTATGAGCAGGATATTGATCATATAATTGGTGTAATTTCAGAAAGGGAATTTTTAACTCAACTTATACAAAAACAAACAGTTACTATTCATGAGTTGATTAGAGAGCCGATTTTTGTGATGGAAACAATGAAAATTTCAACAGTGTTAAAAATTCTTCAAAAACAAAATGCACATCTAGCAATTGTTGTAGATGAATTTGGAGGTACTTCCGGTATCGTTACGCTTGAAGACATAATAGAAGAACTCGTTGGGGAAATTAGAGATGAATTTGACGAGAAAGAGGAAGATTTTTTCCAAATAAATGAGAATGAATACCAATTCCAAGCCTCAATTGACTTATCGAGTTTTTTTAATCGATTTAAAATAAAAAAGCCTAGTAGTCGATATTTAACATTAGGTGGATGGTTATTTGAAAGTTTTAAACATATACCAAAAAATGGAGAATTACTGCAATATAAAAATCTCACCTTCATCATTAAAGAAGTTCAAAATAGAAGAATACAAAGTGTAATTGTAAAAATAAACCATTTGCAAAGTAAACTCGGTTCTTAG
- a CDS encoding hemolysin family protein produces the protein MDIVNLFMIAVLIALTAFFVAAEFAIVKVRSSRIDQLVAEKKRGAVAAKKVTTSLDEYLSACQLGITVTALGLGYLGEPTFENLIHPVVEFLGLNGTIATTISFILAFSFMTFIHVVIGELAPKTVAIQKAESITLILSTPLIVFYKIAYPFIWALNSSARFFTGLFGVKPASESEEVHTEEELRIILSESFESGEINQAEYKYLNNIFEFDNRLAKEIMVPRTEIIGLYAEDPIEEQIEIIKNEKYTRYPVFGEDKDDILGMVNVKDFFIRYLDGKVEKTYDFANYTRPVIQVIETIAIHDLLLLMQKKRIPLAILYDEYGGTAGLLTMEDILEEIVGEIRDEYDDDEKPAVQHISESHKIVDGRVLITEINDLFGLYVEEDDVDTIGGWILTQNHDIQQGESVLFEDFEFKVVELDSHQVKLVEIKKNEFIQAVKS, from the coding sequence TTGGACATAGTTAACTTGTTTATGATTGCAGTTTTAATCGCACTTACAGCTTTTTTCGTAGCAGCAGAATTTGCGATAGTGAAAGTTAGATCAAGTAGAATTGATCAACTAGTAGCCGAAAAAAAGCGAGGTGCAGTAGCTGCTAAAAAGGTTACCACGAGTTTGGATGAATATTTATCAGCTTGTCAATTAGGTATTACGGTTACAGCTTTAGGATTAGGTTATTTAGGTGAGCCAACGTTTGAGAATCTAATACACCCAGTCGTAGAATTTCTTGGATTAAACGGAACAATTGCTACAACTATTTCGTTTATTTTAGCTTTCTCATTTATGACATTTATTCACGTTGTAATTGGTGAGCTAGCACCTAAAACGGTTGCTATTCAAAAAGCTGAATCAATCACACTAATACTTTCTACTCCACTTATTGTTTTCTATAAAATAGCTTACCCATTTATTTGGGCATTAAATAGTTCTGCAAGATTTTTTACAGGATTATTTGGCGTTAAACCAGCATCTGAATCAGAAGAAGTTCATACTGAGGAAGAATTGAGAATTATTTTATCAGAAAGCTTTGAAAGCGGAGAAATTAATCAGGCTGAGTATAAATATTTAAATAATATTTTTGAATTCGATAACCGACTTGCAAAAGAAATTATGGTCCCTCGTACTGAAATTATCGGTTTATATGCAGAAGACCCAATTGAAGAACAAATTGAAATAATTAAAAACGAAAAATATACACGTTATCCAGTTTTTGGTGAAGATAAAGATGATATATTAGGTATGGTTAATGTAAAAGACTTTTTTATTCGCTATCTTGATGGAAAAGTTGAAAAAACATACGATTTCGCAAACTATACTCGTCCAGTAATTCAGGTAATTGAAACAATCGCAATCCATGATTTATTATTGTTAATGCAAAAGAAACGTATTCCACTTGCAATTCTGTATGATGAATATGGAGGAACAGCGGGATTATTAACAATGGAAGATATTCTTGAGGAGATTGTTGGAGAAATACGTGATGAATATGATGATGATGAAAAACCAGCTGTTCAACATATTTCGGAATCACATAAGATTGTAGACGGTAGAGTATTAATTACTGAAATTAATGATTTATTCGGTCTATATGTTGAGGAAGATGATGTTGATACAATTGGTGGGTGGATTTTAACCCAAAATCACGACATCCAACAAGGTGAATCTGTTTTATTTGAGGACTTTGAATTCAAAGTTGTTGAATTAGATTCACATCAAGTTAAATTAGTTGAAATAAAAAAAAATGAGTTTATTCAGGCAGTAAAATCATAA
- a CDS encoding amino acid ABC transporter permease — translation MDLNNILSQEWIDNLTIVKDSFLPMVKTALIGTIPLTIITFVVGLVLAFITALFRLSGNKFLNGVAKFYVSIIRGTPLLVQLFIIFYGLPSIHVTISPYISAIIGFSLSVGAYASEIIRGSIQSIDKGQWEAAYSIGMTYNQTLKRIIIPQAARVSLPPLSNTFISLVKDTSLASLILVTEMFRTAQEIAATNYKFLVVYIEAAFIYWIICFFLSIIQGRLEARVERYVAK, via the coding sequence ATGGACTTAAATAATATACTCAGCCAAGAGTGGATTGACAATTTAACCATTGTGAAGGATTCTTTCCTTCCAATGGTTAAAACTGCTTTAATAGGTACTATTCCATTAACAATTATTACATTTGTAGTAGGTCTTGTATTAGCATTTATTACCGCTCTTTTCCGTCTGTCAGGTAATAAATTCTTAAATGGAGTAGCCAAATTTTATGTTTCAATTATTAGAGGAACCCCTCTTTTAGTACAATTATTTATTATTTTTTATGGTTTACCTTCAATACATGTAACAATTTCACCTTATATTTCTGCCATTATTGGTTTTTCATTAAGTGTTGGTGCTTATGCATCCGAAATTATTAGAGGATCAATCCAGTCGATTGACAAGGGGCAATGGGAAGCTGCTTATTCAATCGGCATGACATATAATCAAACATTAAAACGTATTATAATTCCTCAAGCGGCTAGAGTTTCATTACCGCCATTATCAAATACTTTTATTAGTTTAGTAAAAGACACTTCTTTGGCTTCGTTAATTTTAGTAACTGAAATGTTTAGAACAGCCCAGGAAATAGCTGCAACGAACTATAAATTTTTAGTTGTTTATATAGAAGCTGCATTCATCTATTGGATAATTTGCTTCTTCCTTTCAATCATTCAAGGTCGATTAGAAGCTCGAGTTGAACGCTATGTTGCTAAGTAA
- a CDS encoding alpha/beta-type small acid-soluble spore protein — translation MANNNSGNSNNLVVPGAQSALDAMKYEIASEFGVNLGPDTTARANGSVGGEITKRLVQMAEQSLGGYSK, via the coding sequence ATGGCAAACAACAACAGCGGAAACAGCAACAACTTAGTAGTACCTGGTGCTCAATCAGCATTAGATGCAATGAAGTATGAAATCGCTTCTGAGTTTGGAGTAAACTTAGGTCCTGATACTACAGCTCGTGCTAACGGTTCTGTAGGTGGTGAGATCACTAAACGTTTAGTTCAAATGGCTGAACAAAGCTTAGGTGGTTATTCAAAATAA
- a CDS encoding amino acid ABC transporter ATP-binding protein, producing MIKLENIKKSFGELEVLKDVSLNVEKGTVTAIIGPSGSGKTTFLRCINVLEHPTDGKITIDEQTIDFSNKVTKKEIISLRSKTGMVFQQHHLFPHLTAVENVMEGLVTVQKFKKDVAKKKAIDLLTKVGLEEKINLLPHQLSGGQQQRVGIARALALEPTVILFDEPTSALDPELVQEVLKVMKELAEEGMTMIVVTHEMKFARDVADEVIFMDGGYIVEQGHPKDVLEHPKHARTKQFLQLIQ from the coding sequence ATGATAAAACTAGAAAATATTAAAAAAAGTTTTGGTGAATTAGAAGTATTAAAAGATGTTAGCTTAAATGTGGAAAAAGGTACTGTTACTGCTATTATTGGCCCTTCTGGTTCTGGGAAAACTACATTTTTGAGATGTATTAATGTTTTAGAGCATCCGACTGATGGTAAAATAACCATTGATGAACAGACAATAGATTTTTCTAATAAAGTTACGAAAAAAGAAATTATTTCTCTAAGAAGTAAAACAGGTATGGTGTTTCAACAACACCATTTATTTCCTCATTTAACAGCGGTAGAAAATGTTATGGAAGGCTTAGTAACTGTACAAAAATTTAAAAAAGATGTTGCAAAAAAGAAAGCAATAGACTTACTTACTAAAGTAGGATTAGAAGAGAAAATAAATTTATTACCACATCAACTTTCAGGTGGTCAGCAACAGCGTGTGGGGATTGCTAGAGCGTTAGCCTTAGAACCAACGGTCATTTTATTTGATGAACCAACTTCAGCATTAGATCCTGAGCTTGTACAAGAAGTTTTAAAGGTAATGAAGGAGTTAGCGGAAGAGGGAATGACAATGATTGTCGTTACACATGAAATGAAATTTGCTCGAGATGTAGCGGATGAAGTCATTTTTATGGACGGTGGTTATATTGTTGAACAAGGTCATCCTAAAGATGTTTTAGAACATCCTAAACATGCAAGAACTAAACAATTTTTACAATTAATACAGTAA